From the Salvelinus alpinus chromosome 32, SLU_Salpinus.1, whole genome shotgun sequence genome, one window contains:
- the LOC139562371 gene encoding lymphocyte-specific helicase-like isoform X4, translating to MSPHCPKPNESEEPLGTAMEETLPESAASVKAEDVVSAVVITKEMEEEEKQLMEKGEKQEEEMMKKAREAREKESHDIRFKRLQHLLEKSNIYSKFLLTKMEQQQQEEMLKKERLEKKTQKGTGKKTGRVGRKKREREEDYKIADVMSKEEIMSKAKKPKVEDEEVLGKKKLEAEDIEKMSDSNADIKGRLSEAVRDHAKQLLDPDRKVNGQAVLAQQPLLFTGGVMRSYQIEGVEWLRMLWENGINGILADEMGLGKTIQCIAHVAMMLERKVLGPFLVVAPLSTLPNWINEFKRFTPEVSVQLYHGPAKERMLLLKQIRKPQGPHNMCPVVVTSFEIAMIDRKFLQRFQWKYLIVDEGHRIKNLNCRLVRELKMLPTDNKLLLTGTPLQNNLAELWSLLNFLLPEVFDDLKSFESWFDIDTIGSNAKKVVAIEREQNILHMLHQILTPFLLRRLKSDVTLEVPPKKEIVVYAPLTAKQESFYTAVVNKTIAKMLGQEKGEAPVVLTTDGRPKRRTRRPVDYKETDGDTSYDLEKYLERVQKEAELSPAPVVDVQMPLDSQINLKLQNILMLLKRCCNHPYLIEYPLDPATQEFKIDEQLVHTSGKFLILDRMLPELKKRGHKVLIFSQMTSILDILMDYCYLRGYQYSRLDGTMAYAEREENMTKFSSDPEVFLFLLSTRAGGLGINLTAADTVIIFDSDWNPQADLQAQDRCHRIGQTKPVVVYRLVTANTIDQKILERASAKRKLEKMVIHKNKFKGGKAELKQTKSCVDVSELMDLLNARDYEKEVKSTTGKVISDKDLEFLLDRSDLLDKAKRSSKPEKVGVFKVIEAKESSEINLTRV from the exons ATGTCTCCTCATTGCCCGAAGCCTAACGAATCTGAAGAACCGCTGGGTACAGCTATGGAGGAGACTTTGCCTGAAAGTG CTGCAAGTGTGAAAGCTGAAGATGTAGTGTCTGCAGTTGTCATCAcaaaagagatggaggaagaggagaagcagttgatggagaaaggagagaaacaAGAAGAGGAGATGATGAAAAAG GCTCGAGAAGCTCGGGAGAAGGAATCTCATGACATCCGCTTCAAGAGACTGCAACACTTGCTGGAGAAAAGTAACATCTATTCCAAATTCCTTCTTACCAAGATGGAGCAACAGCAGCAGGAG GAAATGCTGAAGAAAGAGAGACTGGAAAAGAAGACACAAAAG GGCACTGGCAAAAAGACTGGAAGAG TTGGAAGAAagaaaagggagagggaggaagattaCAAAATTGCTGATGTCATGTCTAAAGAG GAAATTATGTCCAAGGCCAAGAAACCTAAAGTGGAGGACGAG GAGGTCCTTGGGAAGAAGAAGCTAGAAGCGGAGGACATTGAAAAGATGAGTGACTCAAATGCTGACATCAAGGGCCGTCTGTCGGAGGCTGTGAGAGACCATGCCAAACAACTGCTGGACCCAGACAGGAAAGTGAACGGGCAGGCCGTGCTCGCCCAGCAGCCCCTGCTCTTCACTGGGGGAGTCATGAGGTCGTACCAGATAGAGGGCGTGGAGTGGCTCAGG ATGTTGTGGGAGAATGGTATCAATGGGATCCTGGCAGATGAGATGGGTCTGGGGAAGACCATCCAGTGCATTGCCCATGTGGCCATGATGCTGGAGAGAAAGGTGCTGGGACCCTTCTTGGTGGTGGCCCCCCTGTCCACTCTGCCCAACTGGATCAATGAGTTCAAGCGCTTCACTCCagag GTGTCAGTACAGCTGTACCATGGGCCTGCTAAGGAGAGGATGTTGTTGTTAAAGCAGATTCGTAAGCCCCAGGGGCCTCACAACATGTGCCCTGTGGTGGTCACTTCCTTTGAGATTGCTATGATAGACAGGAAGTTTCTGCAG CGCTTCCAGTGGAAGTACCTGATCGTGGACGAGGGCCACAGGATCAAGAACCTGAACTGCCGACTGGTGAGGGAGCTGAAGATGCTGCCCACGGACAACAAGCTGCTCCTGACAGGCACACCGCTGCAGAACAACCTGGCTGAGCTCTGGTCACTGCTCAACTTCCTCCTGCCTGAGGTGTTTGATGACCTCAAGAG CTTTGAGTCGTGGTTTGACATCGACACCATCGGATCGAATGCAAAAAAGGTTGTGGCTATCGAACGAGAGCAGAACATCCTGCACATGCTCCACCAG ATTCTGACGCCGTTCCTGCTAAGAAGACTGAAGTCTGACGTGACGTTGGAGGTGCCGCCCAAGAAAGAGATTGTTGTGTACGCCCCACTCACTGCCAAACAGGAGTCTTTTTACACTGCTGTGGTCAACAAGACCATTGCCAAAATGCTGGGCCAGGAGAAG GGGGAGGCCCCAGTGGTGCTGACGACCGACGGCAGGCCTAAGCGCAGGACCAGGAGGCCTGTGGACTACAAAGAGACTGATGGTGACACGTCCTACGACCTGGAGAAGTACCTGGAGAGGGTTCAGAAAGAGGCAGAGCTGAG ccccGCGCCGGTGGTGGACGTGCAGATGCCCCTGGACTCCCAGATTAACCTGAAACTGCAGAACATCCTCATGCTGCTGAAGAGGTGCTGTAACCACCCCTACCTCATAGAGTACCCACTGGACCCGGCCACTCAGGAGTTCAAG ATTGATGAGCAGCTAGTGCACACCTCTGGGAAGTTCCTTATTCTAGACAGAATGCTGCCAGAGCTGAAGAAGAGGGGACACAAG GTGCTGATTTTCAGCCAGATGACGTCCATCTTGGATATCCTAATGGACTACTGCTACCTGCGTGGTTACCAGTACAGCCGACTGGACGGGACAATGGCTTATgccgagagagaggagaac ATGACAAAGTTCTCGTCTGACCCAGAGGTGTTCCTCTTCCTACTGAGCACCAGAGCAGGTGGCCTGGGCATCAACCTGACTGCTGCTGACACCGTCATCATCTTTGACAGTGACTGG AACCCCCAGGCAGACCTGCAGGCCCAGGATAGGTGCCACCGTATCGGGCAGACCAAACCCGTGGTGGTGTATCGCCTGGTCACGGCCAACACCATCGACCAGAAGATCCTGGAGAGAGCCTCAGCCAAGAGGAAACTGGAGAAGATGGTCATTCACAAGA ACAAATTCAAAGGAGGAAAAGCTGAGCTCAAACAGACCAAGAGCTGCGTTGACGTGTCCGAGCTGATGGATCTTCTCAACGCAAGAGATTACGAGAA GGAGGTGAAAAGCACCACGGGGAAGGTCATTAGTGACAAGGACCTGGAGTTTCTGCTGGACCGCAGTGACCTACTAG ACAAGGCCAAGAGGAGCTCAAAACCGGAGAAGGTTGGAGTCTTCAAGGTTATCGAAGCCAAGGAATCATCTGAGATCAACTTGACCAGAGTTTGA
- the LOC139562371 gene encoding lymphocyte-specific helicase-like isoform X2, whose product MSCVKGETRSMSPHCPKPNESEEPLGTAMEETLPESAASVKAEDVVSAVVITKEMEEEEKQLMEKGEKQEEEMMKKAREAREKESHDIRFKRLQHLLEKSNIYSKFLLTKMEQQQQEEMLKKERLEKKTQKGTGKKTGRVGRKKREREEDYKIADVMSKEEIMSKAKKPKVEDEEVLGKKKLEAEDIEKMSDSNADIKGRLSEAVRDHAKQLLDPDRKVNGQAVLAQQPLLFTGGVMRSYQIEGVEWLRMLWENGINGILADEMGLGKTIQCIAHVAMMLERKVLGPFLVVAPLSTLPNWINEFKRFTPEVSVQLYHGPAKERMLLLKQIRKPQGPHNMCPVVVTSFEIAMIDRKFLQRFQWKYLIVDEGHRIKNLNCRLVRELKMLPTDNKLLLTGTPLQNNLAELWSLLNFLLPEVFDDLKSFESWFDIDTIGSNAKKVVAIEREQNILHMLHQILTPFLLRRLKSDVTLEVPPKKEIVVYAPLTAKQESFYTAVVNKTIAKMLGQEKGEAPVVLTTDGRPKRRTRRPVDYKETDGDTSYDLEKYLERVQKEAELSPAPVVDVQMPLDSQINLKLQNILMLLKRCCNHPYLIEYPLDPATQEFKIDEQLVHTSGKFLILDRMLPELKKRGHKVLIFSQMTSILDILMDYCYLRGYQYSRLDGTMAYAEREENMTKFSSDPEVFLFLLSTRAGGLGINLTAADTVIIFDSDWNPQADLQAQDRCHRIGQTKPVVVYRLVTANTIDQKILERASAKRKLEKMVIHKNKFKGGKAELKQTKSCVDVSELMDLLNARDYEKEVKSTTGKVISDKDLEFLLDRSDLLDKAKRSSKPEKVGVFKVIEAKESSEINLTRV is encoded by the exons ATGAGTTG CGTAAAGGGAGAAACCCGAAGCATGTCTCCTCATTGCCCGAAGCCTAACGAATCTGAAGAACCGCTGGGTACAGCTATGGAGGAGACTTTGCCTGAAAGTG CTGCAAGTGTGAAAGCTGAAGATGTAGTGTCTGCAGTTGTCATCAcaaaagagatggaggaagaggagaagcagttgatggagaaaggagagaaacaAGAAGAGGAGATGATGAAAAAG GCTCGAGAAGCTCGGGAGAAGGAATCTCATGACATCCGCTTCAAGAGACTGCAACACTTGCTGGAGAAAAGTAACATCTATTCCAAATTCCTTCTTACCAAGATGGAGCAACAGCAGCAGGAG GAAATGCTGAAGAAAGAGAGACTGGAAAAGAAGACACAAAAG GGCACTGGCAAAAAGACTGGAAGAG TTGGAAGAAagaaaagggagagggaggaagattaCAAAATTGCTGATGTCATGTCTAAAGAG GAAATTATGTCCAAGGCCAAGAAACCTAAAGTGGAGGACGAG GAGGTCCTTGGGAAGAAGAAGCTAGAAGCGGAGGACATTGAAAAGATGAGTGACTCAAATGCTGACATCAAGGGCCGTCTGTCGGAGGCTGTGAGAGACCATGCCAAACAACTGCTGGACCCAGACAGGAAAGTGAACGGGCAGGCCGTGCTCGCCCAGCAGCCCCTGCTCTTCACTGGGGGAGTCATGAGGTCGTACCAGATAGAGGGCGTGGAGTGGCTCAGG ATGTTGTGGGAGAATGGTATCAATGGGATCCTGGCAGATGAGATGGGTCTGGGGAAGACCATCCAGTGCATTGCCCATGTGGCCATGATGCTGGAGAGAAAGGTGCTGGGACCCTTCTTGGTGGTGGCCCCCCTGTCCACTCTGCCCAACTGGATCAATGAGTTCAAGCGCTTCACTCCagag GTGTCAGTACAGCTGTACCATGGGCCTGCTAAGGAGAGGATGTTGTTGTTAAAGCAGATTCGTAAGCCCCAGGGGCCTCACAACATGTGCCCTGTGGTGGTCACTTCCTTTGAGATTGCTATGATAGACAGGAAGTTTCTGCAG CGCTTCCAGTGGAAGTACCTGATCGTGGACGAGGGCCACAGGATCAAGAACCTGAACTGCCGACTGGTGAGGGAGCTGAAGATGCTGCCCACGGACAACAAGCTGCTCCTGACAGGCACACCGCTGCAGAACAACCTGGCTGAGCTCTGGTCACTGCTCAACTTCCTCCTGCCTGAGGTGTTTGATGACCTCAAGAG CTTTGAGTCGTGGTTTGACATCGACACCATCGGATCGAATGCAAAAAAGGTTGTGGCTATCGAACGAGAGCAGAACATCCTGCACATGCTCCACCAG ATTCTGACGCCGTTCCTGCTAAGAAGACTGAAGTCTGACGTGACGTTGGAGGTGCCGCCCAAGAAAGAGATTGTTGTGTACGCCCCACTCACTGCCAAACAGGAGTCTTTTTACACTGCTGTGGTCAACAAGACCATTGCCAAAATGCTGGGCCAGGAGAAG GGGGAGGCCCCAGTGGTGCTGACGACCGACGGCAGGCCTAAGCGCAGGACCAGGAGGCCTGTGGACTACAAAGAGACTGATGGTGACACGTCCTACGACCTGGAGAAGTACCTGGAGAGGGTTCAGAAAGAGGCAGAGCTGAG ccccGCGCCGGTGGTGGACGTGCAGATGCCCCTGGACTCCCAGATTAACCTGAAACTGCAGAACATCCTCATGCTGCTGAAGAGGTGCTGTAACCACCCCTACCTCATAGAGTACCCACTGGACCCGGCCACTCAGGAGTTCAAG ATTGATGAGCAGCTAGTGCACACCTCTGGGAAGTTCCTTATTCTAGACAGAATGCTGCCAGAGCTGAAGAAGAGGGGACACAAG GTGCTGATTTTCAGCCAGATGACGTCCATCTTGGATATCCTAATGGACTACTGCTACCTGCGTGGTTACCAGTACAGCCGACTGGACGGGACAATGGCTTATgccgagagagaggagaac ATGACAAAGTTCTCGTCTGACCCAGAGGTGTTCCTCTTCCTACTGAGCACCAGAGCAGGTGGCCTGGGCATCAACCTGACTGCTGCTGACACCGTCATCATCTTTGACAGTGACTGG AACCCCCAGGCAGACCTGCAGGCCCAGGATAGGTGCCACCGTATCGGGCAGACCAAACCCGTGGTGGTGTATCGCCTGGTCACGGCCAACACCATCGACCAGAAGATCCTGGAGAGAGCCTCAGCCAAGAGGAAACTGGAGAAGATGGTCATTCACAAGA ACAAATTCAAAGGAGGAAAAGCTGAGCTCAAACAGACCAAGAGCTGCGTTGACGTGTCCGAGCTGATGGATCTTCTCAACGCAAGAGATTACGAGAA GGAGGTGAAAAGCACCACGGGGAAGGTCATTAGTGACAAGGACCTGGAGTTTCTGCTGGACCGCAGTGACCTACTAG ACAAGGCCAAGAGGAGCTCAAAACCGGAGAAGGTTGGAGTCTTCAAGGTTATCGAAGCCAAGGAATCATCTGAGATCAACTTGACCAGAGTTTGA
- the LOC139562371 gene encoding lymphocyte-specific helicase-like isoform X1, which translates to MSCVKGETRSMSPHCPKPNESEEPLGTAMEETLPESAAASVKAEDVVSAVVITKEMEEEEKQLMEKGEKQEEEMMKKAREAREKESHDIRFKRLQHLLEKSNIYSKFLLTKMEQQQQEEMLKKERLEKKTQKGTGKKTGRVGRKKREREEDYKIADVMSKEEIMSKAKKPKVEDEEVLGKKKLEAEDIEKMSDSNADIKGRLSEAVRDHAKQLLDPDRKVNGQAVLAQQPLLFTGGVMRSYQIEGVEWLRMLWENGINGILADEMGLGKTIQCIAHVAMMLERKVLGPFLVVAPLSTLPNWINEFKRFTPEVSVQLYHGPAKERMLLLKQIRKPQGPHNMCPVVVTSFEIAMIDRKFLQRFQWKYLIVDEGHRIKNLNCRLVRELKMLPTDNKLLLTGTPLQNNLAELWSLLNFLLPEVFDDLKSFESWFDIDTIGSNAKKVVAIEREQNILHMLHQILTPFLLRRLKSDVTLEVPPKKEIVVYAPLTAKQESFYTAVVNKTIAKMLGQEKGEAPVVLTTDGRPKRRTRRPVDYKETDGDTSYDLEKYLERVQKEAELSPAPVVDVQMPLDSQINLKLQNILMLLKRCCNHPYLIEYPLDPATQEFKIDEQLVHTSGKFLILDRMLPELKKRGHKVLIFSQMTSILDILMDYCYLRGYQYSRLDGTMAYAEREENMTKFSSDPEVFLFLLSTRAGGLGINLTAADTVIIFDSDWNPQADLQAQDRCHRIGQTKPVVVYRLVTANTIDQKILERASAKRKLEKMVIHKNKFKGGKAELKQTKSCVDVSELMDLLNARDYEKEVKSTTGKVISDKDLEFLLDRSDLLDKAKRSSKPEKVGVFKVIEAKESSEINLTRV; encoded by the exons ATGAGTTG CGTAAAGGGAGAAACCCGAAGCATGTCTCCTCATTGCCCGAAGCCTAACGAATCTGAAGAACCGCTGGGTACAGCTATGGAGGAGACTTTGCCTGAAAGTG CAGCTGCAAGTGTGAAAGCTGAAGATGTAGTGTCTGCAGTTGTCATCAcaaaagagatggaggaagaggagaagcagttgatggagaaaggagagaaacaAGAAGAGGAGATGATGAAAAAG GCTCGAGAAGCTCGGGAGAAGGAATCTCATGACATCCGCTTCAAGAGACTGCAACACTTGCTGGAGAAAAGTAACATCTATTCCAAATTCCTTCTTACCAAGATGGAGCAACAGCAGCAGGAG GAAATGCTGAAGAAAGAGAGACTGGAAAAGAAGACACAAAAG GGCACTGGCAAAAAGACTGGAAGAG TTGGAAGAAagaaaagggagagggaggaagattaCAAAATTGCTGATGTCATGTCTAAAGAG GAAATTATGTCCAAGGCCAAGAAACCTAAAGTGGAGGACGAG GAGGTCCTTGGGAAGAAGAAGCTAGAAGCGGAGGACATTGAAAAGATGAGTGACTCAAATGCTGACATCAAGGGCCGTCTGTCGGAGGCTGTGAGAGACCATGCCAAACAACTGCTGGACCCAGACAGGAAAGTGAACGGGCAGGCCGTGCTCGCCCAGCAGCCCCTGCTCTTCACTGGGGGAGTCATGAGGTCGTACCAGATAGAGGGCGTGGAGTGGCTCAGG ATGTTGTGGGAGAATGGTATCAATGGGATCCTGGCAGATGAGATGGGTCTGGGGAAGACCATCCAGTGCATTGCCCATGTGGCCATGATGCTGGAGAGAAAGGTGCTGGGACCCTTCTTGGTGGTGGCCCCCCTGTCCACTCTGCCCAACTGGATCAATGAGTTCAAGCGCTTCACTCCagag GTGTCAGTACAGCTGTACCATGGGCCTGCTAAGGAGAGGATGTTGTTGTTAAAGCAGATTCGTAAGCCCCAGGGGCCTCACAACATGTGCCCTGTGGTGGTCACTTCCTTTGAGATTGCTATGATAGACAGGAAGTTTCTGCAG CGCTTCCAGTGGAAGTACCTGATCGTGGACGAGGGCCACAGGATCAAGAACCTGAACTGCCGACTGGTGAGGGAGCTGAAGATGCTGCCCACGGACAACAAGCTGCTCCTGACAGGCACACCGCTGCAGAACAACCTGGCTGAGCTCTGGTCACTGCTCAACTTCCTCCTGCCTGAGGTGTTTGATGACCTCAAGAG CTTTGAGTCGTGGTTTGACATCGACACCATCGGATCGAATGCAAAAAAGGTTGTGGCTATCGAACGAGAGCAGAACATCCTGCACATGCTCCACCAG ATTCTGACGCCGTTCCTGCTAAGAAGACTGAAGTCTGACGTGACGTTGGAGGTGCCGCCCAAGAAAGAGATTGTTGTGTACGCCCCACTCACTGCCAAACAGGAGTCTTTTTACACTGCTGTGGTCAACAAGACCATTGCCAAAATGCTGGGCCAGGAGAAG GGGGAGGCCCCAGTGGTGCTGACGACCGACGGCAGGCCTAAGCGCAGGACCAGGAGGCCTGTGGACTACAAAGAGACTGATGGTGACACGTCCTACGACCTGGAGAAGTACCTGGAGAGGGTTCAGAAAGAGGCAGAGCTGAG ccccGCGCCGGTGGTGGACGTGCAGATGCCCCTGGACTCCCAGATTAACCTGAAACTGCAGAACATCCTCATGCTGCTGAAGAGGTGCTGTAACCACCCCTACCTCATAGAGTACCCACTGGACCCGGCCACTCAGGAGTTCAAG ATTGATGAGCAGCTAGTGCACACCTCTGGGAAGTTCCTTATTCTAGACAGAATGCTGCCAGAGCTGAAGAAGAGGGGACACAAG GTGCTGATTTTCAGCCAGATGACGTCCATCTTGGATATCCTAATGGACTACTGCTACCTGCGTGGTTACCAGTACAGCCGACTGGACGGGACAATGGCTTATgccgagagagaggagaac ATGACAAAGTTCTCGTCTGACCCAGAGGTGTTCCTCTTCCTACTGAGCACCAGAGCAGGTGGCCTGGGCATCAACCTGACTGCTGCTGACACCGTCATCATCTTTGACAGTGACTGG AACCCCCAGGCAGACCTGCAGGCCCAGGATAGGTGCCACCGTATCGGGCAGACCAAACCCGTGGTGGTGTATCGCCTGGTCACGGCCAACACCATCGACCAGAAGATCCTGGAGAGAGCCTCAGCCAAGAGGAAACTGGAGAAGATGGTCATTCACAAGA ACAAATTCAAAGGAGGAAAAGCTGAGCTCAAACAGACCAAGAGCTGCGTTGACGTGTCCGAGCTGATGGATCTTCTCAACGCAAGAGATTACGAGAA GGAGGTGAAAAGCACCACGGGGAAGGTCATTAGTGACAAGGACCTGGAGTTTCTGCTGGACCGCAGTGACCTACTAG ACAAGGCCAAGAGGAGCTCAAAACCGGAGAAGGTTGGAGTCTTCAAGGTTATCGAAGCCAAGGAATCATCTGAGATCAACTTGACCAGAGTTTGA
- the LOC139562371 gene encoding lymphocyte-specific helicase-like isoform X5 gives MSCVKGETRSMSPHCPKPNESEEPLGTAMEETLPESVVITKEMEEEEKQLMEKGEKQEEEMMKKAREAREKESHDIRFKRLQHLLEKSNIYSKFLLTKMEQQQQEEMLKKERLEKKTQKGTGKKTGRVGRKKREREEDYKIADVMSKEEIMSKAKKPKVEDEEVLGKKKLEAEDIEKMSDSNADIKGRLSEAVRDHAKQLLDPDRKVNGQAVLAQQPLLFTGGVMRSYQIEGVEWLRMLWENGINGILADEMGLGKTIQCIAHVAMMLERKVLGPFLVVAPLSTLPNWINEFKRFTPEVSVQLYHGPAKERMLLLKQIRKPQGPHNMCPVVVTSFEIAMIDRKFLQRFQWKYLIVDEGHRIKNLNCRLVRELKMLPTDNKLLLTGTPLQNNLAELWSLLNFLLPEVFDDLKSFESWFDIDTIGSNAKKVVAIEREQNILHMLHQILTPFLLRRLKSDVTLEVPPKKEIVVYAPLTAKQESFYTAVVNKTIAKMLGQEKGEAPVVLTTDGRPKRRTRRPVDYKETDGDTSYDLEKYLERVQKEAELSPAPVVDVQMPLDSQINLKLQNILMLLKRCCNHPYLIEYPLDPATQEFKIDEQLVHTSGKFLILDRMLPELKKRGHKVLIFSQMTSILDILMDYCYLRGYQYSRLDGTMAYAEREENMTKFSSDPEVFLFLLSTRAGGLGINLTAADTVIIFDSDWNPQADLQAQDRCHRIGQTKPVVVYRLVTANTIDQKILERASAKRKLEKMVIHKNKFKGGKAELKQTKSCVDVSELMDLLNARDYEKEVKSTTGKVISDKDLEFLLDRSDLLDKAKRSSKPEKVGVFKVIEAKESSEINLTRV, from the exons ATGAGTTG CGTAAAGGGAGAAACCCGAAGCATGTCTCCTCATTGCCCGAAGCCTAACGAATCTGAAGAACCGCTGGGTACAGCTATGGAGGAGACTTTGCCTGAAAGTG TTGTCATCAcaaaagagatggaggaagaggagaagcagttgatggagaaaggagagaaacaAGAAGAGGAGATGATGAAAAAG GCTCGAGAAGCTCGGGAGAAGGAATCTCATGACATCCGCTTCAAGAGACTGCAACACTTGCTGGAGAAAAGTAACATCTATTCCAAATTCCTTCTTACCAAGATGGAGCAACAGCAGCAGGAG GAAATGCTGAAGAAAGAGAGACTGGAAAAGAAGACACAAAAG GGCACTGGCAAAAAGACTGGAAGAG TTGGAAGAAagaaaagggagagggaggaagattaCAAAATTGCTGATGTCATGTCTAAAGAG GAAATTATGTCCAAGGCCAAGAAACCTAAAGTGGAGGACGAG GAGGTCCTTGGGAAGAAGAAGCTAGAAGCGGAGGACATTGAAAAGATGAGTGACTCAAATGCTGACATCAAGGGCCGTCTGTCGGAGGCTGTGAGAGACCATGCCAAACAACTGCTGGACCCAGACAGGAAAGTGAACGGGCAGGCCGTGCTCGCCCAGCAGCCCCTGCTCTTCACTGGGGGAGTCATGAGGTCGTACCAGATAGAGGGCGTGGAGTGGCTCAGG ATGTTGTGGGAGAATGGTATCAATGGGATCCTGGCAGATGAGATGGGTCTGGGGAAGACCATCCAGTGCATTGCCCATGTGGCCATGATGCTGGAGAGAAAGGTGCTGGGACCCTTCTTGGTGGTGGCCCCCCTGTCCACTCTGCCCAACTGGATCAATGAGTTCAAGCGCTTCACTCCagag GTGTCAGTACAGCTGTACCATGGGCCTGCTAAGGAGAGGATGTTGTTGTTAAAGCAGATTCGTAAGCCCCAGGGGCCTCACAACATGTGCCCTGTGGTGGTCACTTCCTTTGAGATTGCTATGATAGACAGGAAGTTTCTGCAG CGCTTCCAGTGGAAGTACCTGATCGTGGACGAGGGCCACAGGATCAAGAACCTGAACTGCCGACTGGTGAGGGAGCTGAAGATGCTGCCCACGGACAACAAGCTGCTCCTGACAGGCACACCGCTGCAGAACAACCTGGCTGAGCTCTGGTCACTGCTCAACTTCCTCCTGCCTGAGGTGTTTGATGACCTCAAGAG CTTTGAGTCGTGGTTTGACATCGACACCATCGGATCGAATGCAAAAAAGGTTGTGGCTATCGAACGAGAGCAGAACATCCTGCACATGCTCCACCAG ATTCTGACGCCGTTCCTGCTAAGAAGACTGAAGTCTGACGTGACGTTGGAGGTGCCGCCCAAGAAAGAGATTGTTGTGTACGCCCCACTCACTGCCAAACAGGAGTCTTTTTACACTGCTGTGGTCAACAAGACCATTGCCAAAATGCTGGGCCAGGAGAAG GGGGAGGCCCCAGTGGTGCTGACGACCGACGGCAGGCCTAAGCGCAGGACCAGGAGGCCTGTGGACTACAAAGAGACTGATGGTGACACGTCCTACGACCTGGAGAAGTACCTGGAGAGGGTTCAGAAAGAGGCAGAGCTGAG ccccGCGCCGGTGGTGGACGTGCAGATGCCCCTGGACTCCCAGATTAACCTGAAACTGCAGAACATCCTCATGCTGCTGAAGAGGTGCTGTAACCACCCCTACCTCATAGAGTACCCACTGGACCCGGCCACTCAGGAGTTCAAG ATTGATGAGCAGCTAGTGCACACCTCTGGGAAGTTCCTTATTCTAGACAGAATGCTGCCAGAGCTGAAGAAGAGGGGACACAAG GTGCTGATTTTCAGCCAGATGACGTCCATCTTGGATATCCTAATGGACTACTGCTACCTGCGTGGTTACCAGTACAGCCGACTGGACGGGACAATGGCTTATgccgagagagaggagaac ATGACAAAGTTCTCGTCTGACCCAGAGGTGTTCCTCTTCCTACTGAGCACCAGAGCAGGTGGCCTGGGCATCAACCTGACTGCTGCTGACACCGTCATCATCTTTGACAGTGACTGG AACCCCCAGGCAGACCTGCAGGCCCAGGATAGGTGCCACCGTATCGGGCAGACCAAACCCGTGGTGGTGTATCGCCTGGTCACGGCCAACACCATCGACCAGAAGATCCTGGAGAGAGCCTCAGCCAAGAGGAAACTGGAGAAGATGGTCATTCACAAGA ACAAATTCAAAGGAGGAAAAGCTGAGCTCAAACAGACCAAGAGCTGCGTTGACGTGTCCGAGCTGATGGATCTTCTCAACGCAAGAGATTACGAGAA GGAGGTGAAAAGCACCACGGGGAAGGTCATTAGTGACAAGGACCTGGAGTTTCTGCTGGACCGCAGTGACCTACTAG ACAAGGCCAAGAGGAGCTCAAAACCGGAGAAGGTTGGAGTCTTCAAGGTTATCGAAGCCAAGGAATCATCTGAGATCAACTTGACCAGAGTTTGA